A single Leptolyngbya sp. 'hensonii' DNA region contains:
- a CDS encoding flavin prenyltransferase UbiX, whose amino-acid sequence MSNSPALPLILAVSGASGLIYAVRALKYLLQAHYTIELVASKAAFMVWQAEQNLRLPVEPAQQEQFWRLQAGVEQAGTLICHPWGDVGATIASGSFRTLGMLVIPCSMSTVAKLATGLSSDLLERAADVQLKEGRRLVLVPRETPFSLIHLRNLTALAEAGARIVPAIPAWYHQPQTIEDLVDFVVARALDQLDIDCVPLNRWQGY is encoded by the coding sequence TATCCTGGCTGTTTCAGGGGCTTCCGGCTTGATTTATGCTGTCCGAGCTCTGAAATATCTCCTGCAAGCCCATTACACGATCGAGCTGGTGGCTTCCAAAGCTGCATTCATGGTCTGGCAGGCGGAGCAAAATCTGCGACTGCCCGTTGAACCGGCCCAGCAGGAGCAGTTCTGGCGGCTCCAGGCTGGTGTCGAGCAGGCAGGAACTTTGATCTGCCATCCCTGGGGGGACGTGGGGGCGACGATCGCCAGCGGCTCCTTTCGTACCCTGGGCATGCTGGTCATCCCTTGCAGCATGAGTACCGTGGCGAAACTGGCTACCGGACTGAGTTCAGATTTGCTAGAGCGGGCTGCTGATGTCCAATTGAAAGAGGGACGGCGGCTGGTGCTGGTGCCCCGTGAGACGCCCTTTAGCCTGATTCACCTGCGTAACCTGACAGCCCTGGCTGAGGCGGGAGCCCGGATTGTGCCCGCCATTCCAGCCTGGTATCACCAGCCTCAAACGATCGAGGACCTGGTGGATTTTGTTGTCGCTCGAGCCCTGGATCAACTGGACATTGACTGTGTGCCCCTAAACCGCTGGCAGGGATATTAG
- a CDS encoding ABC transporter permease, translated as MDLVESVKMATTTLAANKLRSALTMLGIIIGNASVIAMVGIGQGAQRYAASQFESLGPNVLFVIPGTDSARNRTFEIPKTLVLADADAIATQVPTVREVAPQIQRQLTVAYRGRSKNNLEEVNKTTLVLGTTPSFVTVRNFEVATGRFMTQDDVKEAAQVVVLGSELAQSLFGRDPKKIVGEQLRINNLPFQVIGVLKEKGDFLGSSQDDLAVIPWSTMSNRIVGRTSPYGIEVTAISMSARDEKSVPAAEFQVANLLRLRHQITREDDFTVRSQKSALQIIGNITGALTVMLAAIAGISLLVGGIGIMNIMLVSVTERTQEIGLRKAIGASQQDILIQFMIEAMILSALGGLVGTLVGSGGVLVVGLIFPPLQAGISVPAVLLAVGVSGGIGLFFGVLPAQRAAQLDPIVALRTA; from the coding sequence ATGGACCTGGTTGAAAGCGTCAAGATGGCAACCACGACCCTGGCTGCGAATAAATTGCGCAGTGCCCTGACGATGCTGGGAATTATTATTGGCAATGCCTCGGTGATTGCTATGGTGGGGATTGGTCAGGGGGCACAGCGCTATGCAGCTAGCCAATTTGAGTCCTTAGGTCCGAACGTACTTTTTGTGATTCCTGGGACGGATAGTGCCCGCAACCGCACCTTTGAGATCCCGAAAACTCTGGTGCTGGCTGATGCCGACGCGATCGCCACTCAGGTTCCTACGGTGCGCGAGGTGGCTCCCCAGATCCAGCGCCAACTGACGGTGGCCTATCGGGGGCGATCGAAAAATAATCTGGAAGAGGTGAACAAGACGACCCTGGTGCTGGGAACAACGCCCAGTTTTGTGACGGTGCGCAACTTTGAAGTCGCAACTGGGCGGTTCATGACCCAGGATGATGTCAAGGAAGCCGCTCAGGTGGTGGTACTGGGTTCGGAGTTGGCCCAAAGTCTGTTTGGTAGGGACCCCAAAAAAATAGTGGGGGAGCAGTTGCGGATTAATAACCTGCCCTTTCAAGTGATTGGGGTATTGAAGGAGAAGGGAGACTTCCTGGGTAGTAGCCAGGATGATCTGGCAGTGATTCCCTGGTCTACCATGTCCAATCGGATTGTTGGACGCACCTCTCCCTATGGGATTGAGGTGACGGCTATCTCGATGTCAGCTCGGGACGAGAAGAGTGTTCCAGCAGCCGAATTCCAGGTGGCAAATCTGCTCCGGTTGCGCCATCAGATTACCCGGGAGGATGACTTTACCGTCCGCAGCCAGAAGAGTGCCCTGCAGATTATCGGCAACATTACCGGGGCCCTGACGGTGATGCTGGCTGCGATCGCCGGGATTTCTCTCCTGGTAGGAGGCATTGGCATCATGAACATCATGCTGGTGTCGGTGACCGAGCGGACCCAGGAAATTGGCCTGCGGAAAGCGATCGGAGCCTCTCAGCAAGACATCCTGATTCAGTTTATGATCGAGGCCATGATTCTTTCTGCTCTTGGGGGGCTGGTCGGGACGCTGGTTGGATCAGGTGGTGTTCTCGTGGTGGGTCTTATTTTTCCACCCCTACAGGCTGGTATTTCGGTGCCAGCCGTACTTTTAGCCGTGGGAGTATCCGGTGGCATTGGCCTGTTTTTTGGCGTGTTACCGGCCCAGCGAGCAGCACAATTAGACCCGATCGTGGCCCTGAGAACCGCCTAA
- a CDS encoding efflux RND transporter periplasmic adaptor subunit, which produces MQFPLIGKKLEQPTPLVFGIAATVLVGTTAAITYTLVQKQAPLPNVAEITTPVTLQDLPIGIAASGVITPVQTVNVSPKVAGRVAQLSVEQGDRVRKGQVIARMEARELEAQLNQLRATVDRAQARLQLLQNGARVEEVAQAESAVNQAEAQVEQARSRLILAAQRINRYQNLYTEGAISRDRLDEIRNESQTAQGSLEQAQSRVNELRQRLQQLRNGNRPEEIAQAEADVAEAQGRLQAVEAQYDDTFVRAPFDGIVTQKYATEGAFVTPTTSASGAASATSSTVVAVANGLEVLAEVPEVSISQVKLGQKVNITADAYPDQVFEGRVRLIAPEAVKTQNVTSFQVRVAVVTGKTQLRSGMNVNLSFQGETLANVLAVPTATIVTCRGEKGVLVPDDRNRAKFQPVVVGVTSGKQTQILQGLKSGQPVFTELPKGQTLADIKACKPEK; this is translated from the coding sequence ATGCAATTTCCCCTGATTGGCAAAAAACTAGAGCAGCCCACTCCCCTGGTCTTTGGGATTGCAGCTACGGTCCTTGTAGGGACAACTGCTGCTATCACCTATACCCTGGTTCAAAAGCAGGCTCCACTGCCGAATGTAGCTGAGATTACGACCCCAGTAACCTTGCAGGATCTGCCGATCGGAATTGCGGCCAGTGGGGTGATCACCCCAGTGCAGACAGTTAATGTCAGCCCTAAAGTGGCAGGGCGAGTGGCCCAGTTATCGGTGGAACAGGGCGATCGGGTTCGCAAGGGGCAGGTGATTGCCCGCATGGAGGCCAGGGAACTGGAAGCTCAGTTAAATCAACTGAGGGCGACCGTAGATCGGGCTCAGGCCCGCTTGCAATTACTCCAGAATGGGGCAAGGGTGGAGGAAGTTGCCCAGGCCGAGTCGGCGGTAAACCAGGCAGAAGCTCAGGTGGAGCAGGCTCGTTCGCGGCTGATTTTGGCTGCCCAGCGCATCAATCGCTATCAGAATTTGTATACGGAAGGGGCGATTTCCCGCGATCGGCTAGATGAGATCCGTAACGAGTCCCAGACGGCTCAGGGCAGTCTGGAGCAGGCTCAGTCTAGAGTCAACGAGCTGCGCCAGCGATTGCAGCAACTCCGTAATGGTAATCGCCCGGAAGAGATTGCCCAGGCTGAAGCGGATGTGGCCGAAGCCCAGGGAAGGCTTCAGGCGGTGGAAGCTCAGTATGATGATACCTTTGTCCGGGCTCCTTTTGATGGCATTGTCACCCAGAAATATGCCACGGAAGGGGCTTTTGTCACGCCAACCACCTCTGCTTCTGGGGCTGCCTCAGCAACCTCTTCCACAGTTGTAGCGGTGGCGAATGGATTGGAAGTGCTGGCGGAAGTGCCAGAGGTCAGTATTAGCCAGGTAAAACTGGGTCAGAAAGTTAATATTACAGCCGATGCCTATCCTGACCAGGTGTTTGAGGGCCGGGTGCGGTTGATTGCTCCAGAAGCCGTGAAAACTCAGAACGTCACCTCCTTTCAGGTGCGGGTGGCCGTGGTGACAGGCAAGACCCAATTGCGCTCTGGAATGAATGTGAATTTGTCGTTCCAGGGGGAAACGCTGGCCAATGTACTGGCGGTGCCCACGGCCACGATCGTCACCTGTCGGGGAGAAAAGGGGGTGCTGGTGCCTGATGATCGCAACCGGGCGAAATTCCAACCGGTGGTGGTTGGCGTAACCAGTGGGAAGCAAACCCAGATTTTGCAGGGGCTCAAATCCGGCCAACCGGTGTTTACTGAGTTGCCGAAGGGTCAAACTCTGGCGGATATCAAGGCCTGTAAACCCGAAAAGTAG
- a CDS encoding ABC transporter ATP-binding protein — protein MANIIIRLEDIQKIYGAGETEVRALFDVNLVVERGEYCSIMGASGSGKSTMMNVIGCLDRPTAGRYYLDNVDVAGLGDAELAHVRNRKLGFVFQQFHLLPQLTALENVMLPMVYANVSAEERRRRATEALTQVGLENRLNNKPSQLSGGQQQRVAIARAIVNRPVLLLADEPTGALDTRTTKEVMDIFTALNADGMTVVIVTHEPDVARLTRRIIWFRDGQILHSHLAPQELGQVSSSS, from the coding sequence ATGGCCAACATCATTATTCGGTTAGAAGATATCCAGAAAATCTACGGTGCCGGTGAAACCGAAGTTCGGGCCTTATTTGACGTTAATCTGGTTGTGGAACGGGGAGAATACTGCTCCATCATGGGGGCCTCTGGCTCTGGAAAGTCCACCATGATGAATGTGATTGGTTGCCTCGATCGACCCACTGCCGGACGCTACTACCTGGACAATGTGGACGTGGCTGGATTGGGTGATGCCGAACTGGCCCATGTCCGCAATCGCAAGCTGGGATTTGTGTTCCAACAGTTTCATCTACTACCCCAATTGACAGCCCTGGAAAATGTCATGCTGCCAATGGTTTATGCCAACGTTTCGGCAGAGGAGCGGCGGCGGCGGGCAACGGAGGCCCTGACCCAAGTGGGCCTGGAGAACCGATTGAACAACAAGCCCAGCCAGCTTTCGGGGGGGCAGCAACAGCGCGTGGCGATCGCCCGAGCGATCGTGAACCGTCCTGTATTGTTGCTGGCGGATGAACCCACTGGTGCCCTGGATACCCGGACTACGAAAGAAGTAATGGATATTTTCACAGCCCTCAATGCTGATGGGATGACGGTGGTGATTGTGACCCATGAACCAGATGTGGCTCGGTTAACCCGTCGGATTATCTGGTTTCGGGATGGGCAGATTCTCCATTCCCATTTAGCTCCTCAGGAGTTAGGTCAGGTTAGCAGTTCTTCCTGA